Proteins encoded together in one Staphylococcus aureus window:
- a CDS encoding Bax inhibitor-1 family protein → MSQNTNHSYYHQNQHAQSISKVWLYFMYYWIIFGIGCYLGQFLPLSWRQPLSFGLLIIILATLVFERARRFGLIISHIYAVVIGLLSYATFTTYLQNLGPDIFYKNIALAIFAFIAFGIIGYFFVGDASSIGKYLFVTLITLIIASLIGIFLQNPIFYTIITVVSLLLFLLYTLYDFNRLKRGDYSPREMGFNLFINLLNIIKDILYLANMFRR, encoded by the coding sequence TTGTCGCAAAATACAAATCATTCATATTATCATCAAAACCAGCATGCTCAATCAATAAGTAAAGTGTGGCTTTATTTTATGTATTATTGGATTATATTTGGCATAGGATGCTATCTAGGTCAGTTTTTACCATTAAGTTGGCGACAACCCTTGTCATTTGGATTACTGATTATTATTTTAGCAACACTTGTTTTTGAAAGAGCGAGACGGTTCGGTTTAATTATTTCACATATTTACGCTGTAGTGATTGGCTTATTGTCATACGCAACGTTTACCACGTATTTACAAAATTTAGGACCAGATATTTTCTATAAAAATATCGCATTAGCAATTTTTGCATTTATAGCATTTGGTATTATTGGTTATTTCTTCGTTGGAGATGCATCGAGTATAGGCAAATATTTATTCGTTACATTAATAACATTAATTATTGCGAGTCTAATTGGTATTTTTCTTCAAAATCCTATTTTTTACACTATTATTACCGTCGTTAGTCTGTTGTTATTTCTACTTTATACTTTGTATGATTTTAATCGTTTAAAAAGAGGTGACTATTCACCAAGAGAAATGGGATTTAATCTATTTATTAATTTGTTGAATATTATTAAGGATATACTTTACCTTGCTAATATGTTCAGAAGATAA
- a CDS encoding helix-turn-helix transcriptional regulator, translating into MAKSCLHILTNNEYATTRCQDGIVLFWPIDGEIELQKFRKSKIIEDDIYIINHLDVFSIKNNKKTIMLYLSSDWFAELGFTFFNYHYTAKLIKSSYNLKCLLLKLTYRYLDNQPLNDADIRKLQDIIKIIAKEASMDKKIAQNQYRYAYYGDLRDELEYIYQNVNQRLTLKSVADKLFVSKSNLSSQFHLLMGMGFKKYIDTLKIGKSIEILLTTDSTISNISEHLGFSSSSTYSKMFKSYMDITPNEYRNLSKYNKCLMLKPEPLVGKMVQEVKEIILNYIEHYKNHLTDVIHIDEDKFETPKLFQTVIQINTYTEMKLVFLEGIFKTLLNKNSQVVFFIMPSILKSKNTMSEEEKFTIIKTIIESDLKIAFNINNIETTYFVEEAFMSVFRQISPNELSNHNNYEVHFVFDLSLMEIRTIYRMILKLHNIMLNVKLGLNITCLFEKPSVFKSLVSQIKRLKFDSLIIDNANLSSPYLMGESDELLLKNILHFKNLKQVINELDIEQEKLIFLNVENHKLLNNKERDLSNSAPLIYKTLSALYHNFDGFGLNIFDNHQAFNAMHLYDKNGFKTTLGLILEKFIEYVSKPKYENSYYSIFDIENYYCLVIYDWRVIESETIMSNFEDSQVYINFKNNVLNDKYLIVIETLDENSGNINHLISKELRDKYEWNPSLLSKIDNYLKPAIEIKEHNFSDNSLNINVTFNALYIIKIGKK; encoded by the coding sequence ATGGCAAAATCATGCTTGCATATACTTACTAATAATGAATATGCGACAACGCGTTGCCAAGATGGCATAGTCTTATTTTGGCCAATTGACGGGGAAATCGAACTACAAAAATTTCGTAAAAGTAAAATAATTGAAGATGATATATATATTATTAATCATCTGGATGTATTTAGTATTAAGAATAATAAAAAAACGATCATGTTGTATTTGAGTAGCGATTGGTTTGCGGAATTAGGCTTTACTTTCTTTAATTACCACTATACAGCAAAGTTGATTAAATCATCCTATAATTTGAAATGTCTACTATTAAAATTGACATATCGATACCTTGATAATCAGCCTCTTAATGACGCTGATATTAGAAAATTACAGGATATTATTAAAATCATTGCAAAAGAAGCAAGTATGGATAAAAAGATTGCACAAAATCAATATCGATATGCGTATTATGGTGATTTGCGTGATGAGCTCGAATATATTTATCAAAATGTAAATCAACGATTGACATTAAAAAGTGTCGCTGATAAATTATTTGTCTCAAAGTCAAATTTGTCATCACAATTCCACTTACTTATGGGCATGGGTTTTAAAAAATATATTGATACTTTGAAAATTGGTAAATCGATTGAAATTCTACTTACTACTGATAGTACTATTAGCAACATAAGTGAACATTTAGGTTTTAGTAGTAGCTCCACTTACTCTAAAATGTTTAAAAGTTATATGGATATAACACCGAATGAATATCGTAATTTATCAAAATATAATAAATGTTTAATGCTAAAGCCAGAACCACTAGTAGGCAAAATGGTGCAAGAAGTAAAAGAAATCATATTGAATTATATTGAACATTATAAAAACCACCTAACTGATGTTATACATATTGATGAAGACAAATTTGAAACACCTAAATTGTTTCAAACGGTTATTCAAATAAATACTTATACAGAAATGAAATTAGTTTTCTTAGAAGGAATCTTTAAAACCTTATTGAATAAGAACAGTCAAGTTGTCTTTTTCATCATGCCATCGATTCTAAAAAGTAAAAATACCATGTCCGAAGAAGAAAAATTCACAATCATTAAAACAATAATTGAAAGTGATCTAAAGATAGCATTTAATATAAATAATATTGAAACAACTTATTTTGTTGAAGAAGCTTTTATGAGTGTTTTCAGACAAATATCTCCAAACGAATTAAGTAATCATAATAATTACGAAGTGCATTTTGTTTTTGATTTATCATTGATGGAAATTAGAACAATTTATCGAATGATATTAAAATTACATAACATCATGTTGAATGTGAAATTAGGATTGAACATTACCTGTTTATTTGAAAAACCTTCAGTTTTTAAATCACTAGTATCACAAATAAAGCGACTTAAATTCGATTCGTTAATAATAGATAATGCAAATTTAAGTAGCCCTTATTTGATGGGGGAAAGTGATGAGTTACTATTGAAAAATATTTTGCATTTTAAAAATTTAAAACAAGTAATTAATGAATTGGATATTGAACAAGAAAAGCTGATTTTTCTAAATGTTGAAAATCATAAACTGCTTAATAATAAAGAACGAGATCTAAGTAATAGTGCTCCATTAATTTATAAGACATTAAGTGCGCTGTATCACAACTTTGATGGCTTTGGATTAAACATTTTTGACAATCATCAAGCATTTAATGCGATGCATCTATATGACAAAAATGGATTTAAAACAACACTAGGTCTTATATTAGAAAAGTTTATCGAATATGTCTCGAAACCAAAATACGAAAACAGTTATTATTCTATTTTTGATATAGAGAATTATTATTGTCTTGTTATTTATGATTGGCGAGTGATAGAGAGCGAGACAATTATGAGTAATTTTGAGGATAGTCAAGTTTATATAAATTTTAAAAACAATGTTTTAAACGATAAATATCTAATTGTAATAGAAACATTGGACGAAAATAGTGGCAACATTAATCATTTGATTTCTAAAGAATTAAGAGATAAATATGAATGGAACCCTAGTTTACTATCTAAAATTGACAACTACCTTAAACCAGCAATAGAGATTAAAGAGCATAATTTTAGTGATAATTCCTTGAATATTAACGTTACTTTTAATGCGTTATACATAATTAAAATAGGAAAAAAATAA
- the vraG gene encoding ABC transporter permease VraG, with product MTFNEIIFKNFRQNLSHYAIYLFSLITSVVLYFSFVALKYAHKLNMTESYPIIKEGSQVGSYFLFFIIIAFLLYANVLFIKRRSYELALYQTLGLSKFNIIYILMLEQLLIFIITAILGIIIGIFGSKLLLMIVFTLLGIKEKVPIIFSLRAVFETLMLIGVAYFLTSAQNFILVFKQSISQMSKNNQVKETNHNKITFEEVVLGILGIVLITTGYYLSLNIVQYYDSIGTLMFILLSTVIGAYLFFKSSVSLVFKMVKKFRKGVISVNDVMFSSSIMYRIKKNAFSLTVMAIISAITVSVLCFAAISRASLSSEIKYTAPHDVTIKDQQKANQLASELNNQKIPHFYNYKEVIHTKLYKDNLFDVKAKEPYNVTITSDKYIPNTDLKRGQADLFVAEGSIKDLVKHKKHGKAIIGTKKHHVNIKLRKDINKIYFMTDVDLGGPTFVLNDKDYQEIRKYTKAKHIVSQFGFDLKHKKDALALEKAKNKVDKSIETRSEAISSISSLTGILLFVTSFLGITFLIAVCCIIYIKQIDETEDELENYSILRKLGFTQKDMARGLKFKIMFNFGLPLVIALSHAYFTSLAYMKLMGTTNQIPVFIVMGLYICMYAVFAVTAYNHSKRTIRHSI from the coding sequence ATGACCTTTAACGAGATAATATTTAAAAATTTCCGTCAAAATTTATCACATTATGCCATCTATCTTTTTTCGTTAATTACGAGTGTAGTATTGTATTTTAGCTTTGTAGCATTAAAATACGCTCATAAACTAAACATGACAGAGTCATATCCAATTATAAAGGAAGGCTCACAAGTCGGAAGCTACTTTCTATTTTTCATCATAATTGCATTTTTGTTATATGCCAATGTGTTATTTATTAAACGACGAAGTTATGAGCTTGCATTATATCAAACATTAGGTTTATCTAAATTCAACATTATTTATATACTAATGCTCGAACAATTACTAATATTTATAATTACGGCAATATTAGGTATTATTATTGGTATTTTTGGTTCGAAACTGTTATTAATGATTGTCTTTACATTATTAGGAATTAAAGAAAAGGTTCCAATTATTTTTAGTTTGAGGGCGGTATTTGAAACATTAATGTTAATCGGTGTCGCTTATTTTTTAACATCTGCTCAAAATTTTATATTAGTGTTCAAACAATCTATTTCACAGATGTCAAAGAATAACCAGGTTAAAGAAACAAATCATAATAAAATTACATTTGAAGAGGTTGTTTTAGGCATCTTAGGTATAGTATTGATTACCACAGGATACTATCTATCTTTGAACATTGTTCAATATTATGATTCTATCGGTACACTTATGTTTATTTTATTGTCAACTGTGATTGGGGCATACTTATTTTTTAAAAGCTCTGTTTCTCTAGTTTTTAAAATGGTGAAGAAGTTTAGAAAAGGTGTTATAAGTGTAAATGATGTCATGTTCTCATCATCTATTATGTATCGTATTAAGAAAAATGCTTTTTCACTTACGGTCATGGCAATCATTTCAGCGATTACTGTTTCAGTTCTTTGCTTTGCTGCTATAAGTAGAGCGTCCTTATCAAGTGAAATAAAATATACTGCACCACACGACGTTACAATTAAAGACCAACAAAAAGCTAATCAATTAGCAAGTGAATTAAACAATCAAAAAATTCCTCATTTTTATAATTATAAAGAAGTAATTCATACGAAATTGTATAAAGATAATTTATTTGATGTAAAAGCGAAAGAACCATACAATGTAACAATTACTAGTGATAAATACATCCCTAATACTGATTTGAAACGTGGGCAAGCTGATTTATTTGTAGCGGAAGGTTCTATCAAAGATTTAGTGAAACATAAGAAGCATGGTAAGGCAATTATAGGAACGAAAAAACATCATGTTAATATTAAGTTACGTAAAGATATTAATAAAATCTATTTTATGACAGATGTTGATTTAGGTGGACCAACGTTTGTCTTAAATGACAAAGACTATCAAGAAATAAGAAAGTATACAAAGGCAAAGCATATCGTCTCTCAATTTGGATTCGATTTGAAACATAAAAAAGATGCTTTAGCATTAGAAAAAGCGAAAAATAAAGTTGATAAATCTATTGAAACAAGAAGTGAAGCGATAAGCTCAATATCAAGTTTAACCGGAATATTATTATTTGTAACATCATTTTTAGGTATTACATTCTTGATTGCTGTATGTTGCATTATATACATAAAGCAAATAGATGAAACCGAAGATGAGTTAGAGAATTATAGTATTTTGAGAAAGCTTGGATTTACACAAAAAGATATGGCAAGGGGACTAAAGTTTAAAATTATGTTTAATTTTGGGTTACCTTTAGTTATTGCACTATCACATGCATATTTTACATCATTAGCATATATGAAATTAATGGGTACAACGAATCAAATACCGGTTTTCATAGTAATGGGATTATACATTTGTATGTATGCTGTTTTTGCAGTGACGGCTTATAATCATTCCAAGCGAACAATTAGACATTCCATATAA
- a CDS encoding inorganic phosphate transporter encodes MSYIIIVTIAVVIFSLIFDFINGFHDTANAVATAVSTRALTPKTAILMAAVMNFIGALTFTGVAGTITKDIVDPFKLENGLVVVLAAILAAIIWNLATWFYGIPSSSSHALIGSIAGAAIASEGSFGVLHYQGFTKIIIVLIVSPIIAFCVGFLMYSIFKVIFKNANLTRANRNFRFFQIFTAALQSFSHGTNDAQKSMGIITLALIVANVQNDGSVEPQLWVKFACATAMGLGTAIGGWKIIKTVGGNIMKIRPANGAAADLSSALTIFVASSLHFPLSTTHVVSSSILGVGASNRAKGVKWSTAQRMIITWVITLPISALLAGLLFYILNLFF; translated from the coding sequence ATGTCATATATAATCATCGTCACTATAGCTGTAGTTATTTTCTCGCTGATATTTGACTTTATCAATGGATTCCATGATACAGCCAATGCAGTAGCTACTGCTGTATCTACTAGAGCGTTAACGCCTAAAACGGCAATTTTAATGGCAGCAGTGATGAACTTTATAGGTGCTTTAACATTTACGGGCGTTGCAGGCACCATTACTAAAGACATTGTCGATCCATTTAAATTGGAAAATGGATTAGTTGTTGTGTTAGCTGCAATACTTGCGGCTATTATTTGGAATTTAGCTACTTGGTTTTACGGAATTCCAAGTTCGTCTTCACATGCACTTATAGGTTCAATTGCGGGTGCAGCAATCGCATCTGAAGGCTCATTTGGAGTGTTACATTACCAAGGTTTCACAAAAATTATTATTGTATTAATCGTTTCACCGATTATCGCATTTTGTGTTGGTTTCTTGATGTATTCAATTTTTAAAGTTATCTTTAAAAATGCAAATTTAACAAGAGCGAATCGTAACTTTAGATTTTTCCAAATTTTCACAGCAGCGTTACAATCATTCTCTCACGGTACGAATGATGCGCAAAAATCAATGGGTATTATTACGTTGGCATTGATTGTCGCTAATGTACAGAATGATGGCAGTGTTGAACCACAGTTATGGGTAAAATTTGCCTGTGCGACAGCAATGGGGCTTGGTACTGCAATTGGTGGCTGGAAAATTATCAAAACTGTAGGTGGTAATATTATGAAAATACGTCCAGCAAATGGTGCTGCGGCCGATTTATCATCTGCATTAACAATTTTTGTTGCATCATCGCTACATTTCCCATTATCAACAACTCACGTTGTGTCATCATCAATCTTAGGTGTTGGTGCTTCTAACCGAGCTAAAGGTGTAAAATGGAGCACTGCGCAACGAATGATCATTACATGGGTGATTACATTACCTATTTCAGCATTGTTAGCAGGTTTACTATTCTATATACTTAACTTATTTTTCTAA
- a CDS encoding DUF47 domain-containing protein, translated as MFSKKKDKFMVQLEEMVFNLDRAAIEFGKMDFNTHLDLKAYSDNIKTYESHGDELVHQVITDLNQTFITPIEREDILSLCDAIDDVLDAIEETAAMFEMYSIEYTDEYMAEFVDNIQKAVAEMKLAVGLLVDKKLSHMRIHSINIKEFETNCDGILRQSIKHIFNSETDPITLIKIKDIYESMEEIADKCQIVANNFETIIMKNS; from the coding sequence ATGTTTAGTAAGAAAAAAGATAAGTTTATGGTTCAATTAGAAGAGATGGTTTTCAATCTGGATCGTGCTGCTATTGAATTCGGTAAAATGGATTTCAATACACATTTAGATTTAAAAGCATACTCAGACAACATTAAAACTTATGAGTCACATGGTGACGAATTAGTACATCAAGTAATTACTGATTTAAATCAAACATTTATCACACCAATTGAACGTGAAGATATTTTATCATTATGTGATGCAATTGATGATGTTTTAGATGCAATTGAAGAAACGGCAGCTATGTTTGAAATGTATTCAATCGAATACACAGATGAATATATGGCTGAGTTTGTTGATAACATTCAAAAAGCAGTTGCAGAAATGAAACTTGCTGTCGGCTTATTAGTCGATAAAAAATTATCACATATGCGTATTCATTCAATTAATATTAAAGAATTTGAAACAAACTGTGATGGTATTTTAAGACAGTCAATTAAACATATTTTCAATAGCGAAACAGATCCAATCACTTTAATTAAAATAAAAGATATTTATGAAAGCATGGAAGAAATCGCTGATAAATGTCAAATCGTAGCAAATAATTTTGAAACTATTATTATGAAAAATAGCTAA
- a CDS encoding LysM peptidoglycan-binding domain-containing protein: MKKLAFAITATSGAAAFLTHHDAQASTQHTVQSGESLWSIAQKYNTSVESIKQNNQLDNNLVFPGQVISVGGSDAQNTSNTSPQAGSASSHTVQAGESLNIIASRYGVSVDQLMAANNLRGYLIMPNQTLQIPNGGSGGTTPTATTGSNGNASSFNHQNLYTAGQCTWYVFDRRAQAGSPISTYWSDAKYWAGNAANDGYQVNNTPSVGSIMQSTPGPYGHVAYVERVNGDGSILISEMNYTYGPYNMNYRTIPASEVSSYAFIH, from the coding sequence TTGAAAAAATTAGCATTTGCAATAACAGCAACATCTGGTGCAGCTGCATTTTTAACGCATCATGATGCACAAGCTTCTACACAACATACAGTACAATCTGGTGAATCATTATGGAGTATTGCTCAAAAATACAACACTTCAGTAGAGAGTATTAAACAAAATAACCAATTAGATAACAACTTGGTATTCCCTGGTCAAGTTATCTCAGTAGGTGGAAGTGATGCACAAAATACGTCAAACACTTCTCCACAAGCTGGTTCAGCATCATCTCATACTGTACAAGCTGGTGAATCATTAAATATCATTGCTAGCAGATATGGTGTTTCAGTTGATCAATTAATGGCAGCCAATAACTTACGTGGTTATTTAATTATGCCTAACCAAACATTACAAATTCCTAATGGTGGATCAGGTGGTACAACACCAACAGCTACAACAGGTAGCAATGGCAATGCATCATCTTTTAATCACCAAAATTTATACACTGCTGGTCAATGTACATGGTACGTATTTGACCGTCGTGCTCAAGCTGGTAGTCCAATTAGCACATATTGGTCAGACGCTAAGTATTGGGCTGGTAACGCAGCTAATGATGGTTACCAAGTAAACAACACACCATCAGTTGGTTCAATTATGCAAAGCACACCTGGTCCATATGGTCATGTTGCTTATGTTGAACGTGTCAATGGTGATGGTAGTATCTTGATTTCTGAAATGAATTACACATATGGTCCATACAATATGAACTACCGTACAATTCCAGCTTCAGAAGTTTCTAGCTATGCATTCATCCATTAA
- the vraF gene encoding ABC transporter ATP-binding protein VraF — MAILEVKQLTKIYGTKKMAQEVLRDINMSIEEGEFIAIMGPSGSGKTTLLNVLSSIDYISQGSITLKGKKLEKLSNKELSDIRKHDIGFIFQEYNLLHTLTVKENIMLPLTVQKLDKEHMLNRYEKVAEALNILDISDKYPSELSGGQRQRTSAARAFITLPSIIFADEPTGALDSKSTQDLLKRLTRMNEAFKSTIIMVTHDPVAASYANRVVMLKDGQIFTELYQGDDDKHTFFKEIIRVQSVLGGVNYDL; from the coding sequence GTGGCAATTTTAGAAGTAAAACAATTAACAAAAATATATGGAACTAAAAAAATGGCACAAGAAGTGTTGCGAGATATCAATATGTCTATTGAAGAAGGCGAGTTTATTGCTATTATGGGTCCCTCTGGATCTGGGAAAACGACATTATTAAATGTTTTAAGTTCAATTGATTATATTTCACAAGGTTCTATTACATTAAAAGGAAAAAAATTAGAAAAGCTTTCAAACAAGGAATTATCTGATATACGCAAGCATGATATTGGTTTTATTTTTCAAGAGTATAATTTACTGCATACATTGACTGTTAAAGAAAACATAATGTTACCACTAACGGTACAGAAGTTAGATAAAGAACATATGTTAAATCGTTATGAAAAAGTAGCAGAAGCATTAAATATATTGGATATTAGTGATAAATATCCCTCTGAATTGTCTGGTGGACAAAGGCAACGAACATCAGCTGCCAGAGCATTTATAACATTGCCTTCTATTATATTTGCTGACGAACCAACAGGTGCACTGGATTCTAAAAGTACTCAAGATTTATTAAAACGATTAACAAGAATGAATGAAGCATTTAAGTCTACAATTATTATGGTAACGCATGATCCTGTTGCAGCAAGCTATGCAAATCGAGTAGTGATGCTAAAAGATGGTCAAATTTTCACTGAATTATACCAAGGGGATGACGATAAACATACCTTTTTCAAAGAAATAATACGTGTACAAAGTGTTTTAGGTGGCGTTAATTATGACCTTTAA
- a CDS encoding YebC/PmpR family DNA-binding transcriptional regulator yields MGRKWNNIKEKKAQKDKNTSRIYAKFGKEIYVAAKSGEPNPESNQALRLVLERAKTYSVPNHIIEKAIDKAKGAGDENFDHLRYEGFGPSGSMLIVDALTNNVNRTASDVRAAFGKNGGNMGVSGSVAYMFDHVATFGIEGKSVDEILETLMEQDVDVNDVIDDNGLTIVYAEPDQFAVVQDALRAAGVEEFKVAEFEMLPQTDIELSEADQVTFEKLIDALEDLEDVQNVFHNVDLK; encoded by the coding sequence ATGGGACGTAAATGGAATAACATTAAAGAAAAAAAGGCCCAAAAAGATAAAAACACAAGTAGAATATATGCGAAATTTGGTAAGGAGATTTATGTTGCAGCAAAATCTGGTGAACCCAATCCAGAATCTAACCAAGCTTTAAGGTTGGTGCTTGAACGCGCTAAGACATATTCAGTGCCGAATCATATTATTGAAAAAGCAATAGATAAAGCTAAGGGTGCTGGAGACGAAAACTTTGATCACCTAAGATATGAAGGATTTGGCCCAAGCGGATCAATGCTAATTGTTGATGCGTTAACAAATAATGTAAATCGTACTGCCTCTGATGTGCGAGCTGCTTTTGGTAAAAACGGCGGTAATATGGGTGTATCTGGATCAGTTGCTTATATGTTTGATCATGTGGCAACATTTGGTATTGAAGGAAAGTCTGTTGACGAAATACTTGAAACATTAATGGAACAAGATGTAGATGTAAATGATGTGATTGACGATAATGGATTGACAATAGTCTATGCTGAACCAGATCAATTTGCAGTCGTTCAAGATGCGCTTCGTGCAGCAGGTGTTGAAGAATTTAAAGTTGCTGAATTTGAAATGTTACCTCAAACAGATATTGAACTTTCTGAAGCGGACCAAGTAACATTTGAAAAATTAATCGATGCATTAGAAGATTTAGAAGATGTACAAAACGTATTCCATAATGTGGATTTGAAATAA
- the graS gene encoding histidine kinase GraS/ApsS has translation MNNLKWVAYFLKSRMNWIFWILFLNFLMLGISLIDYDFPIDSLFYIVSLNLSLTMIFLLLTYFKEVKLYKHFDKDKEIEEIKHKDLAETPFQRHTVDYLYRQISAHKEKVVEQQLQLNMHEQTITEFVHDIKTPVTAMKLLIDQEKNQERKQALLYEWSRINSMLDTQLYITRLESQRKDMYFDYVSLKRMVIDEIQLTRHISQVKGIGFDVDFKVDDYVYTDIKWCRMIIRQILSNALKYSENFNIEIGTELNDQHVSLYIKDYGRGISKKDMPRIFERGFTSTANRNETTSSGMGLYLVNSVKDQLGIHLQVTSTVGKGTTVRLIFPLQNEIVERMSEVTNLSF, from the coding sequence ATGAATAATTTGAAATGGGTAGCTTATTTTTTGAAATCTCGCATGAACTGGATATTTTGGATATTGTTTTTAAACTTCCTTATGTTAGGCATTAGTCTAATCGATTATGATTTTCCAATAGACAGTTTATTTTATATTGTTTCTTTGAATTTAAGTTTAACAATGATTTTTCTTTTATTGACATATTTTAAAGAAGTAAAATTATATAAGCATTTTGACAAAGATAAAGAAATAGAAGAAATTAAACATAAAGATTTAGCGGAAACGCCATTTCAACGTCATACAGTTGATTATTTATATCGTCAAATCTCAGCGCACAAAGAAAAGGTTGTTGAGCAACAGTTGCAATTGAACATGCATGAACAAACCATTACAGAATTTGTGCACGACATAAAAACACCTGTGACAGCTATGAAATTATTAATTGATCAAGAAAAAAATCAAGAAAGAAAACAAGCATTACTATATGAATGGTCTCGTATAAACTCGATGCTAGATACACAGCTGTATATTACTAGATTAGAATCTCAACGTAAAGATATGTATTTTGATTACGTGTCACTTAAACGCATGGTCATTGATGAAATACAATTAACAAGACATATTAGTCAGGTTAAAGGTATTGGTTTTGATGTTGACTTTAAAGTGGATGATTATGTTTATACAGATATAAAATGGTGTCGTATGATTATTAGACAAATTTTGTCAAACGCATTGAAATATAGTGAGAATTTTAATATTGAAATTGGGACAGAATTAAATGATCAACATGTTTCGTTATATATTAAAGACTATGGCAGAGGTATTAGTAAAAAAGATATGCCGCGAATATTTGAACGAGGATTTACGTCAACGGCTAACAGAAATGAAACGACGTCTTCAGGTATGGGTCTATATTTAGTAAATAGTGTAAAGGATCAATTAGGTATTCACCTGCAAGTCACGTCGACTGTTGGTAAGGGGACAACTGTCAGATTGATTTTCCCATTACAAAATGAAATTGTTGAACGCATGTCGGAAGTGACAAATTTGTCATTTTAA
- the sarX gene encoding HTH-type transcriptional regulator SarX — MNTEKLETLLGFYKQYKALSEYIDKKYKLSLNDLAVLDLTMKHCKDEKVLMQSFLKTAMDELDLSRTKLLVSIRRLIEKERLSKVRSSKDERKIYIYLNNDDISKFNALFEDVEQFLNI; from the coding sequence TTGAATACTGAGAAATTAGAAACATTGCTTGGCTTCTATAAACAATATAAAGCATTATCTGAATATATTGATAAAAAATATAAGTTGTCGCTAAATGATTTAGCAGTCTTAGATTTAACGATGAAGCATTGCAAAGATGAAAAAGTACTTATGCAATCATTTTTAAAAACTGCAATGGATGAGCTAGATTTAAGTAGGACAAAATTATTAGTTTCTATAAGAAGACTAATTGAAAAAGAAAGACTTAGTAAAGTTAGATCATCTAAAGATGAGCGTAAAATTTATATTTATTTAAATAATGATGATATATCTAAATTTAATGCTTTATTTGAAGATGTAGAACAATTTTTAAATATTTAA